AAGATCACCTGTTGAGAAAGCCAAAGTGTAGGGTCACTATAACGgaagtacatttacatgtatgtgttcatttatgttaaaataattttctaAATTAAAATAGATCCaaaaattatgaaaacaaaCCAATGTACTGTAATTGATCCATGCATATAACTACATGTCTTACCGGCAGGGGCTCTACATAAAGGATGAGGAAGTGGAGGGACATGGACAGACAGATGGCTCCCAGTAGCCACACGTTTTCCCAGGGGGGCATACGAAGCAGGGACTGGTTCTCGGAAACGCTATGAAAACAGTAAGGAGCAAACGTTGAGTTGGTTCACACTGCAAACAAATCTGATTTGGTTATCAAATGAGGGCAGATTGTCTCCACTGTCATTTAGTGATCTGATTTGTTTGTTCACACAGCATGTATGCAGTTAGTTGCTATAGTGATGATGTCAGCATCAGTACAATGGCAACAGAATAGCTGTCAGTGAGGAAAGAGAGGACGGAAAACTTGGAGGAATTTCCCTCTGCTCAGCTCATGTCTATCACAACACCCACAGTGAAACAGAACTCCCAAAGatatagagaaagatatttagacgaaacagttcttggccaccattgactaccatagtaggaaaaattccaatggtagtcaaaagttccccagaactgtttgattttctccatttttcagaatttcttcttttgtgttcaacagaacaaagaaatttataaagcaattttcctactatggtagtcagtggtggccaagaactgtttggttacaagcattcttccaaatatctttctctgtgttcatcagaacaaagacatttatacagatttggaacaactcgagggagtaaatgaagacagacttttcatttttgggtgaactgttctttaaAGACAAAATGTGCCTTTATTTCAATGCACTTCTGAGACTGACCTGTTGAGGGCGTTGCACATCTCAATGGTGACCAGTACAGACAGAGCCATTGTCATTGGATAGGGAGACTCAAAGACTTCACAATTCAGGCCCTCAAACTCAGGGTTGTCTGGAGCGCACTGGAGGAAGTGGCTCTGGAGCAAAATAACAGCAGGGGATTAAGATACTAGGTTGGATGTGTGTTTGAGACGATGAGAAAATGTGTAATGGGAGGGGTGTCACTAACCAGGTGGTAGAATGTGACCCTGGGCCCATCTTCAGCAGCGACGAACCACCACGCAGCAGCACCTACAGTAGCAGCACCAACATAACCTGTAGGCAAACGCAGAATAAATGTCAAATCCCACCTTTGGGGGCTTAACTGAGACTAAATTGAGAGTGTCTTCATACATTACAGTTCAATTCATGAAGTTGAATTGAATGTGAATTGAGGTAGCAAAAAGTAAactaaaaaaagtaaatgtttaaaattaatacaattcacaaagaataaaaagagaaatgtactgtatataatataatataatataatataatgaaacgcactcaaataaaaaaattctattcATATTATAAAACTAATTCAAACAACATTactgctgtttttttttgcagaactTAACTAAAATTTGTCATcagcatttaatattttgtaagGTGCAGTCAATCCCATTCGAATTCCTTTTTATGACTGAAATGAAGCTAATTCCTAAATTCAGAAGTCTGGCCAACCCATTACGAACAAACATAGCTCAGATCATTCTGAAAGTGTTAGCATCAACTACAAACATTTCTCGTGGAGCTGATAAAACACTGTAGGGTGTTATTACGAAACAAGCACAGCTAACGGTGAACTCACAGCCAATCGCAAGATATCTGAAGAACAGCCAGCCGGAGATGAGGGGCTCTCTGGCATTGCGGGGGGGTTTGCTCATGATGTCCAGGTCGGGTGGGTTGAAGCCCAGTGCGGTAGCAGGCAGACCATCAGTCACCAGATTAACCCACAGAAGCTGAACTGGGATCAGAGCCTCGGGGAACCCCAGAGCCGCTGTTAAGAAAATACTGCCAGAGAaagagcgcacacacacaaagtcagtTACATGATTAGATAACAACTGGAAGAGTGTCAAAAAGACTTTGGCAGCGATATACGTTGGCTGTTGGCAAGACAAACTTCACTGTACTGTCATTTTAATAGTATCGCTTCTAGGGCGGGCACTAAATTGTGCCAAATACGAAATTAAAAAGAAATCGACTAGCTCTGTGCTGGCACACGGGATGAATCATGATttcacttactgtatatagatCCATTTTTAAAGCCACCTAAACTCAGAATTGATGGCATTTACCTTGTCAACATGCATTGTTGGTCTTATTTAGCAAAATTCCACGTGTGCCTTGATAATGTTTGTAGtctaaatatttaaattctattCTTATTTATATCCATTCTATTATTGGCTACGCTATGTACGTGccaatgagaaaaaaagacaatttaaCAATCCTTACCAGACCACCTCGCCCACATTTGAAGAGATGAGGTAGCGGATGAACTGTTTCATGTTGTTGTAAATGGCTCGACCTTCCTCCACTGCGGCCACAATGGTAGAGAAGTTATCATCGGCAAGCACCATCTCAGAGGCCGTCTTGGCCACCGCCGTGCCCGAACCCATAGCGATGCCGATTTCAGCCTTCTTCAGAGCAGGTGCATCATTCACACCATCTCCAGTCTGTTAGACAAACAACACAGTAACTTTAAGATTGTGTAAAGTTTATTCATGCGTTTAAAACAAGGGGAATTGATCTGTTGTGATTTCAGTGGACGACAAGCTTACCATGGCAGTGATCTCGTCATACGACTGTAGGAACTCCACTATCTTGGATTTGTGGGAGGGTTCGACTCGGGCGAAGCAACGGGCTGTGAGCACCGCCTCACCCTGGGCAGCAGGAGACAGGTCGTCGAACTCTCGGCCGGTGTATGCCATGCGCGATACGTCGTCTCCCTCACCAAAGATGCCGATGCGTCTGCAGATGGCGACGGCTGTGCCCTTGTTGTCACCGGTGATCATGATCACTCTGATGCCCGCCTGTCGACACAGTTTGATGGAAGCTGCTACCTCAGCTCTGGGGGGGTCCAGCATGCCCACACATCCCACGAAAGTCAGATCCgtcttaaaacaataaacagagcttgtaaaaatgtattttacccTCAATTTCATTAACGCTGATGTGCACTTTGAATCAAGCTCGCACCTCATACTCAATGAATCGGCTAGAGTCCTCCAACACCAAACTTTCTTTACTCAGGGGATTGTCTCGGGTGGCCAGAGCCAGACAACGTAGTGTGTCACGTCCTGAGCCATACTCACGGATCACAGACAGGATCTTCTCTTTAATACCTGCTGTCAAGGGAACTTTGTTCCCACCCACTCGGATGTGCGTGCATCTGTCAATCACTCCCTCCGGAGCCCCCTGCACCCAAAAACAGCATAAGTTTAATAAACCACAAAACGAGGTGTTAAatcacaaaacatttacttttgtCGAGCATGTTTTAACAGGGTATAATGTCACCTTAACAAACATTTTGCCCATAGAGGAACGAGCTTTGTTAGGAGTGCAGTACACCGACATGGACTTCCTGTCTCTGGAGAACTCAAGAGTGAATTCCTTCTTCATCAGCTGCTTGAtgacctgagagagagagaccaacaCATTCCTCAAAAATGAGAGCCATTTCATCACTGAAACACAGAGGCGTCGTATAGAAATACATGTGAACTTCCATGACCTCATAACCCAACAATATTGCTACCAGCAGTTGGAAATGCGACTTACAGAATTGCATGCGTTCGCTCGCTCAACCTTGGAAAGACCCTTCAGGTCTGTGTCAAACACGTTCATTTTCTCCACCAGACATGTGAGGGCGGTCTCTGTGGCTTCTCCCACCTTCTCGTACACACCTTTGGCCTGAAATTCACGAGTCGTTGCTTAAAATCTTGAAACTGTGTGTCAGTAAAATGCTGCACAAatataaactagggctgtctaTCTGGTTGTTCATTTTTATGCTATTAATTACATAACCAGTATGTGtattatttaaatgcattattttttaagtcAACAGTTGTTCTGAATTACTGTACGTGTTGTGTGCAGCTAGTTGTATATGACATCGCATACCTCATTGTAATCCAGAGAGGAGTCATTGCACAAAGCACAGATGGAGGCCATTTCAACCAGAGCTTCATACTGGGAGCATTTCACTGGTTTACCCTCATGAAACCTGGAACCAATTAATTAAAAAGAATTTACAAAAGTGCACTCTACTCACATTTCAATACAATACACCATCGTTTACAATTACGATAGTATCATGCAATTTTAAACAACttcatgtaaaaaatgaaactcaATTAAGTTAATTATTTCCAAACCATTAACAATTTTCAATGgcatttcttcttttgttaAAGAACTGacaacacttaaagggatactccaccttaaagagatactccacccaaaatgaacattctttcatgaattactcaacctcaagttttccaaacctgtataaatgtcgttgttctgttgaacacagagaaagatatatgGAAAAAATGTTAGCCGCTGACATTTCTgaaacatcattgactaccataataggaaaaataaaaatggtagtcaaaggtgccatAGAACGGTtcgctttcctaaattcttcaaaatatctcattgtgttcaacagaacaaaaaaatacaataatttttcctagtatgttagtcaatgatgtcccagataTGTCCGttgcaaacatttttacaaatatctttctttgtgttaatcagaacaaagaaatgtatacaggtttataacaacttgagggtgcactgtaaacccaaatgttcaaaataatcaaacagatcaagtaatgtaaacttaattttataaaaaaagttctacttacttaaatatttgagtaaagtataatgattatttttgattaacttgaataaaactcaaaaattttatttgctccttacttaatttaaacatgttaattcaacaattggtcaagaaggatttccaattcccagcatgctttgcgtcagactgcattaggagagtaaataaaaaaaaaagattattttatatgtttttagtaaagttaaagacttgttagtgtttaatgttcacttctcttagatatttagaagagtttgacatatttttcagttttgtggttaccattgtttagaagagtggtgcatgtgcCTAGTCTCTGCGAAGCTACATTTCACCTGTAACATGTGTTATGTCACCAGTGAGCAGTAACTGTTCTAAtgccagttctgagatcagtctcttcttgctcattttggattgcataattcaaggtgtttgatttatgcatattaagactaaggaatatgcaaaataatgaaaccgaaagaatttagtttagttaacttaaaaatgcaattttggtacttgtttaagttctgtctactacataaaaaggataaattaaatatttaagtcgcaCTAACTAAGATTTCTTACgaactttaacttaacagtaatcaaaatttgaaggttctgcttacttaaaccaagaatctctaaaactcaaaaatttTGAGGCAACTAGTTGCctcaaaatatttgaatattgcCAACTTATCTGGGTTTacagtgtgagtaaatgacagaatttacatttttgggtggagaagGTTTAAATGAACCTTCTGTATCAAAAATGACAGTCAATAAtaacactgaaaaataaaactacattcatataaaatgtaaataaaaaatgagagaGCTAAACCCCGAGAGAATgtcttaaaaacataaaacccAAGTATTTCCATACGAAAAAAACCTTACACTTGTCCATCAGGGGCGTATGTAGATCCAGTAATGGTGAACTCTTTCAAAGAACAGCTGTTTCCATTGGCTTGATCTACAATAAACATCTgaaaaaacaaaagacattCCCAAAATGATATTAATAAACAGGTTTCCACCAGCAGGTGGCAGAACACTCCACCACAGAATATAACAAACCAGCTGTTCATAAAAACATCCCAACTCCACCTGACCTGCATGTCATAGCAGAACATATGTACTAGGAAACAATACCCCACACGACATGCACTTAAGGGTGAGTTTGAGGTCAGACGGACTTTAAAAATCCACCAAAAAGCCCAAACTGCCATTTGGGAATTTTTTAGCCACTAAACATTATGAGATCCCCCTGCATATAGCAGGAACAGAACAGAATGAAGGCGATGAGAGTGAGTGGGATGGTACAGTGGAAGAGCTTTCATGTTGTAGCGCTCTGGCGCGGTGTACGACAGCAGAaatacagagacagagagacaggcaTATACTTTCTGAAGGTACCTGGCACTGCGCAGAACACGTTATTAGCTAAAAAACTTGAACAATGCCACTCGTTTGCCTACAGCACTCCGAGATTTCACTCCCACATCAAATATGTTTTCAGAGAGTGGAATATAAGTGTAACAGAAAAAGGAAACTACAATGTTACATTTTGTAATCGCACATGTGCTTTCCCATGCAAACCTCACTGTCACAACGCTAGGACGACACTGTGCCCAAGATGTAACTATAAACCGCAAGATTTggcatatttgtttgtttaacaaacaaaaagtgtCTATAATCTATAATCTAATCTATAGTTTGAGCAGTGGTAATATTGGCAAACTCCACTAATTGAAAAGCTTTCGTTTCTGAAACACGCCGCCATATAGGCTAGTCTTATTTTTAGCAGTTGGAGCAAACTGAacattttcagtaaaaaaatagCTTTTCCCTCATCCTCAGAATAAATCAAGTCTTATAttattgaatgaatgaatgaatgaatgaatgaattcatCTTCAATTTTACGGTTTCTCACATTTGGATTGTACATAATGTACAACCTACAGCAAGAGCACTGCTGTAGATCAGAGCTGGATCTCACACAAGGTCGGTTATGCAACACTACTGCAAGTAACTGACTACTGCATACTGATCAGAGCGAGAGACTGGAAGATGACGAGATAAAGCATGTTTTGCTTTGAAAtggatcaaataaaaacatgaaagatATAAAGAGGCATTTCACAACAACCTGGGGCAGTCTGACACAAGGTCAATATGCATCTGTGTGATAAGACGGTTTAAAGAAATGAACAATTTGCTGATATCAAAGCCACAGTTAAATAGTTTTCCCACGACTTGGTGTAAAACCAATAAATGTCACGTAAAAAATACAGCCCCGAATCCGTCTCTAGTTTTTTTTATGAGCATTTTCGGCCAATGGTTATTGCAGTAATATCGCTCTCAGTGCTTGGCTGCGGCCCAGCCCACAAATTTCTAAACAATAACAGACCCACTGTTAGCATGAAGGAAATTATGGGCTAGACGTAATTTGTAAAAACCCAGGGTGGAAAGTAATTATTTCCCCTTTGATGAAGCAGTTTAGTAGAATTAAAGGATTAGCTCCTGTAAAATGATATTACTGTTGCCATTCACTCACTCATCATGTCTtctatgactttttcttccttGCAAAACGACTACATTCTGAAAAACAACTTTCCCTTTTGTGGGAATCCATTCCCTAAATCCTATTCCCAAAATCCTTACCCTGCAGACAGACATCTGATTGGTGGTTAATGTTCCGGTCTTATCAGAGCAGATGACAGAAGTGCAGCCCAGGGTCTCCACAGAGGGCAGAGATCGCACGATGGCGTTCTTCTTGGCCATTCGACGGGTCCCCAGAGCCAGGCACGTGGTAATGACGGCGGGCAGGCCTTCTGGGATGGCGGCCACAGCCAGCGCGACGGCGATCTTGAAATAGTACACGGCCCCGCGTATCCACGAGCCGCCGTGGACGGGGTCGTTGAAGTGTCCGATGTTGATGATCCACACGGCGATGCAGATGAGCGTGATGACCTTGGAGAGCTGCTGGCCGAACTCGTCCAGTTTCTGCTGCAGCGGCGTGCGTTCCTGCTCCGTGGATACCATCTCGTCGCGGATTTTGCCGATCTCAGTGTTCACTCCAGTGGCAATCACTACGCCGACAGCCTTGCCAGCAGCG
The Triplophysa rosa linkage group LG19, Trosa_1v2, whole genome shotgun sequence genome window above contains:
- the atp2a2b gene encoding sarcoplasmic/endoplasmic reticulum calcium ATPase 2b — encoded protein: MENAHTKTVEEVYSYFTVNESTGLGLEQVKRQKEKWGTNELPAEEGKSLWELVVEQFEDLLVRILLLAACISFVLAWFEEGEETITAFVEPFVILLILIANAIVGVWQERNAENAIEALKEYEPEMGKVYRHDRKTVQRIKARDIVPGDIVEVAVGDKVPADIRLTSIKSTTLRVDQSILTGESVSVIKHTDPVPDPRAVNQDKKNMLFSGTNIAAGKAVGVVIATGVNTEIGKIRDEMVSTEQERTPLQQKLDEFGQQLSKVITLICIAVWIINIGHFNDPVHGGSWIRGAVYYFKIAVALAVAAIPEGLPAVITTCLALGTRRMAKKNAIVRSLPSVETLGCTSVICSDKTGTLTTNQMSVCRMFIVDQANGNSCSLKEFTITGSTYAPDGQVFHEGKPVKCSQYEALVEMASICALCNDSSLDYNEAKGVYEKVGEATETALTCLVEKMNVFDTDLKGLSKVERANACNSVIKQLMKKEFTLEFSRDRKSMSVYCTPNKARSSMGKMFVKGAPEGVIDRCTHIRVGGNKVPLTAGIKEKILSVIREYGSGRDTLRCLALATRDNPLSKESLVLEDSSRFIEYETDLTFVGCVGMLDPPRAEVAASIKLCRQAGIRVIMITGDNKGTAVAICRRIGIFGEGDDVSRMAYTGREFDDLSPAAQGEAVLTARCFARVEPSHKSKIVEFLQSYDEITAMTGDGVNDAPALKKAEIGIAMGSGTAVAKTASEMVLADDNFSTIVAAVEEGRAIYNNMKQFIRYLISSNVGEVVCIFLTAALGFPEALIPVQLLWVNLVTDGLPATALGFNPPDLDIMSKPPRNAREPLISGWLFFRYLAIGCYVGAATVGAAAWWFVAAEDGPRVTFYHLSHFLQCAPDNPEFEGLNCEVFESPYPMTMALSVLVTIEMCNALNSVSENQSLLRMPPWENVWLLGAICLSMSLHFLILYVEPLPVIFQITPLNLTQWLMVLKISLPVILLDEVLKFAARNYLEPCKDLDKPIGRSCSLSTCTEGISWPFVALSLPLVLWIYSTDTNLAEMFWS